A single genomic interval of Koleobacter methoxysyntrophicus harbors:
- a CDS encoding GntR family transcriptional regulator has translation MGLPIYLKIAEDIKEKINNGELKPGDAIYSENALCKAYNASRMTVRRGLALLANEGYIYSIPGKGNFVQEPDYNSYTLYYNEMENLVNSIDKTKLLEVNIILPDYKLINSLQVTRNKKIIVIRRLFFTEGEPVAYDVKYLPYYKGMPIVEKEIRYATFPQMVAKRTSLFAIKKELVISAQMPDEETKKYLNIYNELPLMVVEQKLYDREGKPIGLGITSFRGDYCKLYAESFFSDSKTAEKYKNEVSENANNLGDK, from the coding sequence ATGGGCCTACCTATCTATCTTAAAATTGCTGAAGATATAAAAGAAAAAATAAATAATGGTGAACTTAAACCGGGGGATGCAATCTATTCCGAAAACGCTTTATGTAAGGCGTATAACGCCAGCCGTATGACGGTTAGGAGAGGGCTGGCATTACTTGCCAATGAAGGTTATATATATTCTATTCCCGGAAAAGGGAATTTTGTTCAGGAACCGGATTATAACTCATATACGCTGTATTACAACGAAATGGAAAATTTAGTAAACAGCATTGATAAAACAAAACTGCTGGAAGTCAATATAATTCTACCCGACTATAAGTTGATAAATAGTTTGCAGGTTACCAGAAACAAGAAGATTATTGTAATTCGCAGGCTTTTTTTTACCGAAGGAGAACCTGTGGCTTATGATGTAAAATATCTGCCTTATTACAAGGGGATGCCAATTGTTGAAAAGGAAATTCGGTATGCTACATTTCCGCAAATGGTGGCAAAAAGAACCTCTCTCTTTGCGATAAAAAAAGAACTTGTAATTTCCGCTCAGATGCCCGATGAGGAGACAAAAAAATATCTGAATATATACAATGAGCTGCCTTTGATGGTGGTCGAGCAAAAGCTTTATGATAGAGAGGGAAAACCGATCGGGTTGGGAATAACGTCTTTTAGAGGGGATTACTGCAAACTGTATGCCGAATCCTTTTTTTCAGACAGTAAAACAGCAGAGAAGTATAAAAATGAGGTGTCTGAAAATGCCAACAATTTGGGCGACAAGTAG
- a CDS encoding cobalamin B12-binding domain-containing protein, whose amino-acid sequence MRNLITLEDMIIKAVEELDEDRVMKLAARALNSGMEPLTLLDLIKEGVRRVGKLYENQKYFIADLIMAGLIFKEVLELEEMKIQFKRKDKKILGKLLVGTVKGDLHDIGKDIFKGLMEVNGFETIDLGVDVSEDLFIKNIIAYRPDIVGLSGVLTSTIESMKEIVDAMIEAGVRNDVKIILGGNHLTKESCDYIGADCYTNDASLGVKLCKKMLGKI is encoded by the coding sequence ATGAGAAATTTAATAACCCTCGAAGACATGATAATAAAGGCCGTGGAAGAACTAGATGAAGACAGAGTTATGAAATTGGCCGCCAGAGCCCTTAATTCAGGTATGGAGCCGCTGACGTTGTTGGATTTGATAAAGGAAGGTGTAAGGAGAGTTGGAAAGTTATATGAAAATCAAAAATACTTTATAGCCGACTTGATCATGGCCGGGCTCATTTTTAAAGAGGTTTTGGAGTTGGAGGAAATGAAAATACAGTTTAAGAGAAAGGATAAAAAAATATTAGGGAAATTGTTGGTGGGAACGGTTAAAGGGGATTTACACGATATTGGTAAAGACATCTTTAAAGGTTTAATGGAAGTAAACGGTTTTGAGACTATTGACCTTGGGGTAGATGTTTCGGAAGATTTATTCATAAAAAATATCATTGCTTACAGACCGGACATCGTAGGGTTAAGTGGTGTTCTGACATCTACTATAGAATCGATGAAAGAGATCGTGGATGCAATGATTGAGGCCGGGGTAAGAAATGATGTTAAGATTATCCTGGGGGGCAACCATTTAACAAAGGAATCCTGCGACTATATAGGGGCGGATTGCTACACAAATGACGCTTCTTTAGGTGTTAAACTATGCAAAAAAATGCTCGGTAAAATATAA
- a CDS encoding MFS transporter encodes MDRNKKMVTFAVMSIFFVAMGIGTITPAIQNIAEAFPEIDFNTILLVSTLPSLFIIPSTALSGMLAGNKIGYRTLVITGLLLFIAGGAAPAFMNDFASILISRAVFGIGLGIIAPLGNALVLRLFEGQARANMLGIGGVVMNIGGIAFQMLGAILCSINWRYAFFGHLLGIISLLIVLFMLPEPEKQEQAAGVKVKMPFGVYILSILFGML; translated from the coding sequence ATGGATAGGAATAAAAAAATGGTTACATTTGCCGTGATGTCAATATTCTTTGTAGCCATGGGGATAGGAACAATTACGCCTGCAATTCAAAATATAGCTGAAGCCTTCCCAGAAATTGATTTTAATACTATTTTGCTCGTATCCACACTGCCGTCTCTGTTCATAATTCCATCTACTGCCCTGTCAGGAATGCTGGCCGGCAATAAAATAGGATACAGGACACTGGTAATAACAGGTCTATTGCTCTTTATAGCTGGAGGTGCGGCACCTGCTTTTATGAATGATTTTGCTTCAATACTTATCTCCAGGGCTGTTTTCGGAATAGGGCTCGGCATAATAGCACCACTGGGAAATGCGCTCGTACTCAGACTTTTTGAAGGGCAAGCTCGAGCTAATATGCTCGGTATAGGCGGTGTCGTAATGAACATCGGAGGTATCGCCTTTCAAATGCTCGGTGCTATTTTGTGCTCGATTAACTGGCGTTATGCCTTTTTTGGTCATCTCCTCGGTATAATATCCCTCCTTATTGTCCTATTCATGCTCCCGGAGCCCGAAAAACAGGAACAGGCCGCTGGCGTAAAAGTCAAGATGCCTTTTGGAGTGTATATATTATCCATATTGTTCGGTATGCTATGA
- a CDS encoding MFS transporter — protein sequence MLNYPMLLNMSTIIITGNLGSAASAGVVLSMFTVGGMVAGAIFGKLYQITSKFAMSVGMFMVALGMAFVNYANSIMLLIAGTTFVGIGFGIIMPSVMMILGMIAPPAGFTAASGIVMAFMNLGGFVSPYYMALLARISGQSSVRFPIFFAMIIYGISALIYTLTRLKAPPSTTAPGAS from the coding sequence ATGCTTAACTACCCCATGCTGTTAAATATGTCGACAATAATAATAACCGGTAATTTAGGGAGTGCAGCCTCAGCAGGAGTTGTACTCTCCATGTTCACAGTCGGAGGTATGGTAGCAGGTGCGATTTTTGGGAAATTATATCAAATAACATCAAAGTTCGCAATGTCTGTAGGAATGTTTATGGTTGCATTAGGAATGGCTTTTGTAAATTATGCCAACAGTATAATGCTTTTAATTGCTGGAACAACCTTTGTCGGAATAGGCTTCGGCATTATTATGCCTTCTGTAATGATGATACTCGGTATGATCGCTCCCCCTGCAGGATTTACAGCCGCTTCAGGAATTGTAATGGCTTTTATGAATCTAGGGGGTTTTGTATCACCCTATTATATGGCTCTGTTGGCGCGGATAAGCGGCCAGAGCTCGGTAAGGTTCCCGATATTTTTTGCAATGATCATATATGGGATTAGTGCATTGATTTATACGCTGACGAGGCTTAAGGCCCCTCCCTCAACTACAGCTCCGGGGGCCTCATAA
- a CDS encoding cobalamin B12-binding domain-containing protein has protein sequence MIDLNELKKAVGELEEEKVMGMLTEFVSSNPTEEEAQKIVNACQEGMGIVGDLFEKGEYFVGDLIFAGELLTEAINTLKPVIGAKSDTKAGKIVLGTVHGDLHDIGKNIFRSMAEAAGFEVHDLGIDQPASAFVKKVKEVNPNIVGMSGVLTLAIESMKSTVEELKQAGLRDRVKIIIGGNPVTKEACEYVGADAFTTNAAEGVKICQGWVK, from the coding sequence ATGATAGATTTAAATGAGCTAAAAAAGGCAGTAGGTGAGCTGGAAGAAGAAAAGGTAATGGGAATGCTGACGGAGTTTGTCAGCTCAAATCCTACTGAGGAAGAGGCGCAGAAAATAGTCAATGCATGCCAGGAAGGGATGGGAATAGTAGGCGACTTATTTGAAAAAGGCGAATACTTTGTAGGAGACCTCATATTTGCCGGAGAGCTGCTGACAGAGGCTATCAACACCTTAAAGCCTGTCATAGGTGCTAAAAGCGACACAAAAGCAGGTAAGATAGTGCTGGGCACAGTTCACGGCGACCTGCACGACATCGGCAAAAACATCTTTCGGAGCATGGCTGAGGCTGCCGGGTTTGAAGTGCACGACCTGGGGATCGACCAGCCGGCAAGCGCTTTCGTAAAAAAAGTGAAAGAAGTAAATCCGAACATAGTAGGAATGAGCGGTGTCCTGACACTGGCTATAGAATCCATGAAGAGTACGGTAGAGGAGTTAAAACAGGCCGGGCTGCGTGACAGAGTAAAAATTATAATCGGCGGTAATCCTGTAACAAAAGAGGCCTGTGAATATGTTGGAGCGGATGCCTTTACAACCAATGCCGCAGAAGGCGTAAAAATCTGTCAGGGGTGGGTGAAATAG
- a CDS encoding uroporphyrinogen decarboxylase family protein — MADVKALQQERISIFHDVFDNKIPKRVPVNISLPFEVIAQFGNINLVEAQWNPAVIEEAADKMCQAVYSDVCVFMGSFRYPSFYQLLKSQSFVMASNGFIQHPEVIGMLPEDYDYLIEKPYDCILERVIPRQYKAFNLNDPVNTAISFAKSILAFNNDFMQAGMVIGKLTEKYGYYPGGLLSGGFTEAPFDFLADQLRSFKGISMDIRRMPEKVKEACDALYPIVFKKGLPAKVSNYETVFIPLHMPTFMREKDFAELWWPSFKRMLDEYASMGIHCFLFCEDNWMRYLDYLYELPTDTVLWFEYGDPKLIKEKLGKKHIITGLYPVMNLKTKSKEECVAEAKRYIDILAPGGKYIFGFDKSPLLLSDIKLENLCAVAETARDYGVYTNAGETAGMVFNKEDYKAEPSRKLESKYFKTWDQYKALNPEVSDFGESKLQGLEETVFQYLMYLLL, encoded by the coding sequence ATGGCAGATGTAAAAGCACTTCAGCAGGAAAGAATAAGCATATTTCATGATGTGTTTGACAACAAAATCCCGAAGAGGGTTCCGGTTAATATAAGTCTACCTTTTGAAGTCATAGCCCAGTTTGGAAACATAAACCTGGTTGAAGCACAGTGGAATCCGGCTGTTATTGAAGAAGCAGCAGATAAAATGTGTCAGGCGGTATACTCAGACGTCTGTGTATTTATGGGGTCATTCAGGTATCCTTCTTTCTATCAGCTCCTGAAATCACAATCCTTTGTAATGGCCTCTAACGGATTCATACAGCACCCCGAAGTAATAGGGATGCTTCCCGAAGACTACGACTATCTCATCGAAAAACCTTATGACTGTATTCTTGAAAGGGTTATTCCAAGGCAGTATAAAGCCTTTAATCTTAACGACCCCGTAAATACTGCAATCAGCTTTGCAAAGAGCATATTAGCATTTAACAACGACTTTATGCAAGCAGGGATGGTTATCGGCAAGCTGACAGAAAAGTACGGATATTATCCTGGAGGGTTACTTTCCGGCGGCTTTACGGAAGCACCATTTGACTTTCTGGCAGATCAGTTGAGAAGCTTTAAGGGCATAAGCATGGATATAAGAAGAATGCCCGAAAAGGTAAAGGAAGCATGTGACGCACTTTATCCCATTGTATTCAAAAAAGGCCTGCCGGCAAAGGTTTCAAATTACGAAACGGTCTTCATTCCACTGCACATGCCTACATTTATGAGGGAAAAGGATTTTGCCGAGCTCTGGTGGCCCAGTTTTAAGCGGATGCTCGACGAATACGCATCTATGGGTATCCACTGTTTCCTATTCTGTGAAGACAACTGGATGAGGTACCTCGATTATCTTTATGAACTCCCGACCGATACGGTTCTGTGGTTTGAATACGGCGACCCTAAGCTGATAAAAGAGAAATTAGGAAAGAAGCATATAATTACAGGTTTATATCCCGTAATGAACCTTAAAACTAAATCTAAAGAAGAATGTGTAGCTGAAGCGAAAAGGTATATCGATATTCTCGCACCGGGCGGCAAATACATCTTCGGCTTTGACAAGAGCCCTCTGTTGTTAAGCGATATTAAGCTGGAAAATCTTTGCGCAGTCGCAGAAACCGCAAGAGACTACGGTGTTTACACCAATGCGGGCGAAACCGCAGGGATGGTGTTCAATAAAGAAGACTATAAAGCAGAGCCTTCGAGAAAGCTGGAAAGCAAATACTTCAAAACGTGGGATCAGTATAAGGCTCTAAATCCTGAGGTCTCTGATTTCGGCGAATCAAAACTCCAGGGACTTGAGGAAACTGTATTCCAGTACTTGATGTATCTCCTGCTGTAA
- a CDS encoding DUF1638 domain-containing protein — translation MKNIIIACQTLNDELNLAINETHCKYPVIWVDSEYHVAPNHLRSKLQQEIDKLRNIDNILLAYGFCGNAVIGLTASTANLIFPKTDDCISMVLSKQGEGFQRMKATYFLTKGWIESSKSLIMEYLNALKRYGEKKTKRIYQLMLKHYNQLMIIDTGAYSVEDYLDEAGEIAKIADLDLIIEKGSIWWLKKLLTGPHDKDFCIIKKGQKVNITHLGYQYDEQTHQNSFGIVC, via the coding sequence ATGAAAAATATTATTATCGCATGCCAAACACTAAATGATGAACTGAATCTAGCAATTAATGAAACGCATTGTAAATACCCTGTCATCTGGGTGGATTCGGAATACCATGTGGCCCCTAATCACTTGAGGTCAAAACTCCAGCAGGAAATCGATAAATTAAGAAACATTGATAATATATTGCTGGCATACGGATTCTGCGGCAATGCCGTAATAGGTTTGACGGCTTCTACTGCAAATCTGATTTTCCCGAAAACTGATGACTGCATTTCCATGGTCTTGAGTAAACAGGGGGAAGGATTTCAACGCATGAAAGCTACCTATTTTTTAACCAAGGGCTGGATAGAGAGTTCTAAAAGTTTAATAATGGAATACTTGAATGCTTTAAAGCGTTATGGTGAAAAGAAGACCAAGCGAATATACCAGCTTATGTTAAAGCATTACAATCAATTAATGATTATAGACACAGGTGCCTACAGTGTGGAAGACTATCTGGATGAGGCCGGGGAAATTGCAAAAATTGCTGATTTAGACCTGATTATAGAAAAAGGCAGCATATGGTGGTTGAAAAAGTTATTGACAGGCCCTCACGATAAAGATTTTTGTATTATAAAAAAAGGGCAGAAGGTGAATATTACACACCTGGGATACCAGTATGACGAGCAAACACACCAGAATTCTTTTGGCATTGTCTGTTAG